GCGGGCAAGATATAGGAGCCCAGCTTGGAGCGCGGGATAGAAAAAAAGAGCAGGACTACGCCGAACCACAGCACATTGAAAAGAACGGGTGCGCGCCCGGAGCTCGCCGAGGGCGGCGGCGCGCTGAAAGCGATAGGCACGAACGCGATCCAGGGCCACATCCCGGCGAGCAACACGAGAAGAAAGAAATAAGGGCCCCAGGCGTGCTCGGTACTAACCGCATAGCGCTGCAGATGTTCGTGAATCAAGAAAAACCGCAAAAAGCCGGGATTGCGAACTGTGACCAAAACGAACCACGGCAGTGTGAGTCCCAGGTAGAGTATTACGCATCCCAGCCAGGGAATCTGCCGTAGCCGCTCCCCACGCCCGCTTGATAGTAGGTAAAGCCCGGCCACCGCGCCGACCAGCACCAGCGCGACAGGCCCTTTGATAAGCGTACCCACGGCAACCATTACGGCCACCAGGTATAGCGCTCGGCGCGCCCGCGGCGCGGGCAGGCCATCCACCGTGCTATAAAAGATGGCCAACGCCGCCGTAATCGAGAATGCCAGCGGCGGGTCGAGAGTGAGAAAGCGGCTGAAGCCAAAGAAAATGGGACTGAGCGCTAAGCACAGCGCCGCTAGCGCGCCGCTGAGCGGATCGAACATCTGCTGCGCCAGCGCCATGGTGATGACGACCTGTGCGATGCTGGCCAGGACTACCGGCAGCCGCACCGCAGTTTCGTTGGGGCCCAACAGCCGGATGCTGGCGGCGGTGACCCAGTACATCAGGGGCGGTTTTTCGAAGTAGCGTACCCAATCGTCGCGCGGGCTAACGAAGTCGGCACGCAGCAACATCTCCCGCCCGATCTCGGCGTAACGCCCCTCATCGGGTTCCCAGAGCGCCGGTCGCCCTAGCCCGGGTAAATAGAGCAGCGCGGTGAGAAGGGCGCACAGGAGCAGGCGAACCCTTGGGCTAGGCCACTTCACGGGAACCCATTGTTAGGGGCCCCCTGCCGGCGAATCAACTCTCGGGGGTTGGCAAGGTCGATGGGCAAAGGGG
This is a stretch of genomic DNA from Candidatus Binataceae bacterium. It encodes these proteins:
- a CDS encoding glycosyltransferase family 39 protein — encoded protein: MKWPSPRVRLLLCALLTALLYLPGLGRPALWEPDEGRYAEIGREMLLRADFVSPRDDWVRYFEKPPLMYWVTAASIRLLGPNETAVRLPVVLASIAQVVITMALAQQMFDPLSGALAALCLALSPIFFGFSRFLTLDPPLAFSITAALAIFYSTVDGLPAPRARRALYLVAVMVAVGTLIKGPVALVLVGAVAGLYLLSSGRGERLRQIPWLGCVILYLGLTLPWFVLVTVRNPGFLRFFLIHEHLQRYAVSTEHAWGPYFFLLVLLAGMWPWIAFVPIAFSAPPPSASSGRAPVLFNVLWFGVVLLFFSIPRSKLGSYILPAVPALAILAGLGLSTLLRGPLARLRWWFGSIALIDAITAAAALLVVPKMAAARAFPDLLFDLKLGLIGAVGGSVLATLTCWPWRQAWPAEMKSGSPGRALIATGLLGLGMVVALGAAMKARQYGESYRGLARQIAAAKLGSDCVLASYRHIEQSLPFYLKRREVLVGFRGELAPFSSGADAKGSFLDNDSALATLWHSGRCVVLVINRGDLSRILPQLGPLSRPVAAEGKKIALVNRK